In Desulfosediminicola ganghwensis, a single window of DNA contains:
- a CDS encoding histidine triad nucleotide-binding protein, giving the protein MSDCLFCKIIAGDIPADKIYEDDDMVAFRDIAPQAPQHILIVPRKHIINLSDLSETEDALIGKMMRTAAKIAADESIGDGYRTIINNGAPAGQEVFHLHMHILGGAPLGPLVSK; this is encoded by the coding sequence ATGAGTGACTGCCTGTTTTGCAAAATTATCGCCGGAGATATTCCCGCAGATAAGATCTATGAAGATGATGACATGGTCGCCTTCCGGGATATCGCCCCTCAAGCTCCGCAACACATCCTGATCGTGCCCAGGAAACATATCATCAATCTCTCGGATCTGAGCGAGACCGAGGATGCGCTGATTGGCAAGATGATGCGGACTGCAGCGAAGATCGCCGCCGATGAAAGCATCGGTGACGGTTACCGCACCATTATCAACAACGGCGCCCCTGCAGGTCAGGAAGTTTTCCACCTGCATATGCATATTCTTGGCGGTGCCCCGTTAGGTCCACTAGTCTCCAAATAA